One stretch of Echeneis naucrates chromosome 11, fEcheNa1.1, whole genome shotgun sequence DNA includes these proteins:
- the bet1 gene encoding BET1 homolog gives MRRAGLGEGGSGGYTASGYSVYEEENEHLQEGLRAKVNALKSLSIDIGTEVKYQNKMLDDMDTDFDSTGGLLGATIGRVKQLSRGSQTKLLCYMLLFCFFVFFILYWFIKLR, from the exons ATGAGACGTGCCGGTTTGG GAGAGGGGGGCTCTGGGGGTTATACAGCCAGTGGATACAGTGTGtatgaagaggaaaatgaacaTTTGCAGGAGGGACTGAGAGCTAAAGTCAACGCTTTGAAAAGT CTGTCTATTGACATCGGAACGGAAGTGAAGTATCAGAATAAAATGCTGGACGACATG GACACAGACTTTGACTCAACAGGCGGCCTGCTTGGCGCTACCATCGGCAGAGTGAAGCAGCTTTCCAGAGGCAGTCAGACCAAACTGTTGTGCTACATGCTGCTCTTCTGCTTTTTCGTCTTCTTTATCCTATACTGGTTCATCAAGCTGAGGTGA